One window of Microbacterium sediminis genomic DNA carries:
- a CDS encoding dihydrodipicolinate synthase family protein gives MSSPFRGLSAFPLTPLRDDRVDEAAFAGLVERAAAAGVDSITALGSTGSYAYLDADERARVARIAVAHAGETPVLVGVAALRTSHVLRHVAAAEDAGAAGVLLAPMTYQPLTDDDVFELFRTVAERTELPIIVYDNPGTTRFPFTPELYARIAALPGIASIKIPGVPTEPFAARAHVAAIRGVIPPHVTIGVSGDAFAAEGLLAGCDAWYSVIAGTLPDPALRITRAAQSDDADAARAESVRLEPLWCLFAAHGGSIRVVAAIAEQLGLVPPNCLPLPIRGLTAEARAEVARVVQELDLR, from the coding sequence GTGAGCAGTCCCTTCCGCGGCCTCAGCGCCTTTCCCCTGACCCCGCTGCGCGACGATCGTGTCGACGAGGCCGCGTTCGCGGGGCTCGTCGAGCGCGCGGCGGCGGCCGGCGTGGACTCGATCACGGCGCTGGGATCGACGGGCTCGTACGCCTACCTCGACGCGGACGAGCGGGCGCGCGTCGCGCGCATCGCGGTGGCGCACGCGGGGGAGACCCCGGTGCTCGTCGGCGTCGCCGCGCTGCGCACCTCACACGTGCTGCGCCACGTGGCCGCGGCCGAGGACGCCGGGGCGGCCGGCGTGCTGCTCGCGCCGATGACCTACCAGCCGCTGACCGACGACGACGTGTTCGAGCTGTTCCGGACGGTCGCCGAGCGCACCGAGCTGCCGATCATCGTGTACGACAACCCGGGCACGACGCGATTCCCGTTCACGCCCGAGCTGTACGCCAGGATCGCCGCGCTGCCGGGGATCGCATCGATCAAGATCCCGGGCGTCCCCACCGAGCCGTTCGCGGCGCGCGCGCACGTCGCGGCGATCCGGGGCGTGATCCCGCCGCACGTGACGATCGGCGTCTCGGGCGACGCGTTCGCGGCCGAGGGACTGCTCGCCGGCTGCGACGCCTGGTACTCGGTGATCGCGGGCACGCTGCCCGATCCGGCGCTGCGCATCACCCGCGCGGCCCAATCGGACGATGCCGATGCGGCGCGCGCCGAGTCCGTCCGCCTCGAGCCGCTGTGGTGCCTGTTCGCCGCGCATGGCGGCAGCATCCGCGTCGTCGCCGCGATCGCCGAGCAGCTCGGCCTCGTCCCGCCGAACTGTCTCCCGCTCCCGATCCGCGGCCTCACCGCCGAGGCCCGCGCCGAGGTCGCCCGCGTGGTGCAGGAGCTCGACCTGCGCTGA
- a CDS encoding G5 domain-containing protein produces the protein MMAAQPGWYPDPDDPSQMRWWDGAAWGASAPPPVPATDTAATPSPLRRIPLWGWAVMAAVAIALTILVPGLIAVVALVVLVVAIVALWRGTPTWLRLRTRKAAAGVAAVAAVVCFTTTGIASAQSAPPTSSLTAPAVQTEHEPSDTRAPSDTRAPAESSTPRPFAPAAEKPTPTPTTSVREEVVSEALPFAETTVDDPTMTRGQTAVRTEGANGERTLTYRVTLVDGKEISRELVSDVVTVPPTDRVVAVGTYDPPPPPPAPEPAPIAQAGAGCDSNYADACVPVSSDVDCAGGSGNGPAYFDGVARIVGSDVYDLDRDGDGYACEP, from the coding sequence ATGATGGCCGCGCAGCCCGGTTGGTATCCCGACCCCGACGATCCGTCGCAGATGCGGTGGTGGGACGGCGCCGCATGGGGCGCCTCCGCACCGCCTCCGGTCCCGGCCACCGACACCGCCGCGACGCCGTCGCCCCTGCGGCGCATTCCCCTGTGGGGCTGGGCGGTGATGGCCGCGGTGGCGATCGCGCTGACGATCCTCGTGCCGGGGCTGATCGCCGTCGTCGCGCTGGTCGTCCTCGTCGTCGCGATCGTCGCCCTCTGGCGGGGCACGCCCACATGGCTCCGCCTGCGGACTCGGAAGGCCGCGGCGGGAGTCGCGGCGGTCGCGGCCGTCGTGTGCTTCACCACGACGGGCATCGCCTCCGCGCAATCGGCCCCTCCGACGTCCTCGCTCACGGCGCCCGCGGTGCAGACCGAGCACGAGCCGTCGGACACGCGCGCGCCGTCGGACACGCGCGCGCCGGCGGAGTCGTCCACGCCGCGGCCCTTCGCGCCGGCCGCCGAGAAGCCGACCCCCACTCCGACGACGTCGGTGCGGGAAGAGGTGGTGAGCGAGGCGCTCCCATTCGCCGAAACCACCGTCGATGACCCCACCATGACGCGCGGGCAGACGGCGGTGCGCACCGAGGGCGCCAACGGGGAGCGCACCCTCACGTATCGCGTGACGCTGGTGGACGGCAAGGAGATCAGCCGCGAGCTCGTTTCGGATGTCGTCACCGTGCCGCCGACCGATCGGGTGGTCGCGGTCGGCACCTATGACCCGCCCCCGCCGCCGCCGGCTCCGGAACCGGCGCCCATCGCACAGGCCGGCGCGGGGTGCGACTCGAACTATGCCGACGCGTGCGTGCCCGTGTCGTCGGATGTCGACTGCGCCGGTGGCAGCGGCAACGGGCCGGCGTACTTCGATGGCGTGGCCCGCATCGTGGGCAGCGATGTCTACGATCTCGACCGCGACGGCGACGGATACGCCTGCGAGCCCTGA
- a CDS encoding YdeI/OmpD-associated family protein: MSALTFSTVLEPYGPAAAILLTEEQVGQLGGAKNAPVVVAIGGRTARLRIARMGVDTMIGLSKAARAELGVENGDAVEVTIELDTAERTVEVPAALQEALGADPELQRRFDALAYSRRKEIARSIAEAKQDATRERRLQKALDELRG; this comes from the coding sequence ATGAGCGCGCTCACTTTCTCGACCGTCCTCGAGCCCTACGGTCCGGCGGCCGCGATCCTGCTCACCGAGGAGCAGGTCGGGCAGCTCGGCGGCGCCAAGAACGCGCCCGTGGTGGTCGCGATCGGCGGCCGCACGGCGCGGCTGCGGATTGCGCGCATGGGCGTTGACACGATGATCGGCCTCAGCAAGGCGGCGCGGGCCGAGCTCGGGGTCGAGAACGGCGACGCGGTGGAGGTGACGATCGAGCTCGACACCGCGGAGCGCACGGTCGAGGTGCCCGCCGCGCTGCAGGAAGCGCTCGGCGCCGACCCGGAGCTGCAGCGGCGCTTCGACGCGCTGGCGTACTCGCGGCGCAAGGAGATCGCGCGCTCAATCGCCGAGGCCAAGCAGGACGCCACCCGCGAGCGTCGGCTGCAGAAGGCGCTCGACGAGCTGCGCGGCTGA
- a CDS encoding dihydrofolate reductase family protein, with translation MLLVSMGVSVDGFIADRTGSFDWGAPDDELFGFHLARVRELGAVILGRRLYETMRVWETDPAMRGNAAESEFADVWTALPKVVFSRTLDRVEGNARLATGSVSDEVARTLAETDREVEIGGAMLAGQAIEAGLVDEFRIFRYPVIVGGGAPLLPHIADPIALDLIESRVFSGRVVYERYRRAA, from the coding sequence ATGCTGCTCGTCTCCATGGGGGTCTCGGTCGACGGGTTCATTGCCGATCGCACCGGCTCGTTCGACTGGGGCGCTCCCGACGACGAGCTCTTCGGATTCCATCTGGCGCGTGTGCGCGAGCTGGGAGCCGTCATCCTGGGGCGGCGCCTGTACGAGACGATGCGCGTGTGGGAGACCGACCCCGCGATGCGCGGGAACGCCGCCGAGTCGGAGTTCGCCGACGTCTGGACGGCGCTGCCGAAGGTCGTGTTCAGCCGCACCCTCGATCGGGTGGAGGGCAACGCGCGCCTGGCGACCGGATCGGTTTCCGACGAGGTCGCACGCACCCTCGCCGAGACCGACCGGGAGGTGGAGATCGGGGGAGCGATGCTCGCGGGGCAGGCGATCGAGGCGGGTCTCGTGGACGAGTTCCGGATCTTCCGCTACCCGGTGATCGTCGGCGGCGGCGCCCCACTGCTGCCGCACATCGCCGATCCGATCGCGCTCGATCTGATCGAGAGCCGCGTCTTCTCCGGGCGCGTGGTGTACGAGCGCTACCGCCGCGCGGCCTGA
- a CDS encoding type 1 glutamine amidotransferase domain-containing protein, with the protein MTHLTGKRVAFLLTDGYEDSELTSPWQAVTEHGAEAVLVSPAEGEITGKNGHRQRVDVPIAEATSDAYDALVLPGGVVNADHLRMDVPSVEFARAFFAEHKPVSVICHGAWILIEADVVRDRTITSYPSLRTDLRNAGANWVDEEVVVDAGLVSSRTPDDLPAFCAKTVEEIAEGKHTEQHG; encoded by the coding sequence ATGACTCACCTCACCGGCAAGCGCGTGGCGTTCCTGCTCACGGACGGATACGAGGACAGCGAGCTGACGAGCCCCTGGCAGGCCGTCACCGAGCACGGCGCGGAGGCGGTGCTCGTCTCTCCCGCAGAGGGCGAGATCACCGGCAAGAACGGCCACCGCCAGCGGGTGGACGTGCCGATCGCCGAGGCGACCAGCGACGCGTACGACGCGCTCGTGCTGCCGGGCGGTGTGGTCAACGCCGATCACCTGCGCATGGACGTGCCGTCGGTCGAGTTCGCGCGCGCGTTCTTCGCCGAGCACAAGCCCGTCTCGGTGATCTGCCACGGCGCCTGGATCCTCATCGAGGCCGACGTGGTGCGGGATCGCACGATCACGAGCTACCCGAGCCTGCGGACCGACCTGCGCAACGCGGGCGCCAACTGGGTGGACGAGGAGGTCGTCGTCGACGCCGGACTCGTCTCGAGCCGCACCCCCGACGACCTGCCCGCGTTCTGTGCCAAGACGGTCGAGGAGATCGCCGAGGGCAAGCACACCGAGCAGCACGGCTGA